A stretch of Gambusia affinis linkage group LG10, SWU_Gaff_1.0, whole genome shotgun sequence DNA encodes these proteins:
- the zmat3 gene encoding zinc finger matrin-type protein 3, with protein sequence MMALQLRSGDAAYYQSAEYCRNYTSPPVGYSDSSHYLARLPGPDAMLKPPLSLFSHPQQPFHYMDSLHHLGPPPMAPTQPLGPPPIAATQPIGPPTLPPTQSLGPSAHTLRPPTITPPHTLAPPPMPPTQPMGPPTMVHTLVPPPVDPTQAIVPPTIDLTQPLGPPHLPPAQALVPPPVAPAPSRFPPPPSPLSSPPAPDPGPSQITPRPPGPAPVSSYPCGPLPGQAAPASEQPQDEGSLLGVEEQDDPLGLEELCKPLYCKLCNVTLNSAQQAQAHYQGKNHSKKLRNFYAGSQQPPAIRIPEALEGAGPNAGSGAADADGGRQALYKGAPRVILATENDYCKLCDASFSSLAVAQAHYQGKNHAKKLRLAEAQQNSSNMEGSNEGAPRKNRKDGNEYRLVKNRRSPQLPAAVPGPYYNPRPRQRIPRDLAMCVTPSGQFYCSMCNCGAEQETDFRQHLESKQHKAKVSELRYRHEMENLGYS encoded by the exons ATGATGGCGCTGCAGCTGAGGAGCGGTGATGCTGCATACTACCAGAGCGCAGAATACTGCAGAAACTACACTTCACCGCCTGTCGGCTACAGTGACAGCAGCCATTATCTTGCACGATTGCCAG GTCCGGACGCCATGTTGAAGCCTCCTCTCAGTCTCTTCAGTCATCCCCAACAGCCCTTCCACTACATGGACTCTCTGCACCATTTAGGACCTCCACCCATGGCGCCCACCCAACCCCTCGGCCCACCACCCATTGCTGCTACCCAACCAATCGGACCCCCAACTCTTCCTCCCACTCAGAGTCTAGGGCCTTCTGCCCACACGTTGAGGCCTCCAACCATTACTCCGCCGCACACCTTGGCCCCGCCTCCAATGCCCCCAACCCAACCAATGGGGCCTCCTACAATGGTGCACACTCTAGTTCCTCCACCTGTAGATCCAACACAAGCAATCGTACCTCCAACCATTGACCTCACCCAGCCTTTAGGTCCTCCACACCTCCCCCCAGCTCAAGCACTGGTCCCTCCACCTGTGGCGCCCGCACCCAGCCGCTTCCCGCCGCCCCCCAGCCCCTTATCCTCGCCCCCCGCTCCAGACCCAGGCCCGTCACAGATTACCCCACGGCCTCCAGGACCAGCACCGGTATCCAGCTACCCGTGTGGGCCTCTGCCAGGCCAAGCAGCTCCTGCCAGCGAACAGCCCCAGGATGAGGGCTCCTTGCTGGGGGTGGAGGAGCAGGACGACCCTCTGGGTCTGGAAGAACTGTGCAAACCTCTTTACTGTAAACTCTGCAATGTTACACTTAACTCCGCTCAGCAGGCACAAGCTCACTACCAG GGAAAGAACCACAGCAAAAAGTTGAGAAATTTCTATGCTGGCAGCCAGCAGCCGCCTGCCATCAGGATACCAGAAGCCCTGGAGGGCGCCGGTCCGAACGCCGGCTCAGGAGCCGCTGATGCTGATGGAGGCAGACAG GCGCTGTATAAAGGGGCGCCCCGGGTCATCCTGGCCACTGAGAACGACTATTGTAAACTGTGTGACGCCTCCTTCAGCTCGCTGGCAGTGGCTCAGGCCCACTACCAGGGCAAAAACCACGCCAAGAAGCTTCGCCTGGCGGAGGCCCAGCAGAACTCCAGCAACAT GGAAGGCAGCAATGAGGGAGCGCCAAGAAAAAATCGGAAAGATGGCAACGAGTACCGGCTGGTGAAAAACCGCCGCAGCCCACAGCTGCCCGCCGCCGTGCCAG GGCCGTATTACAACCCGAGGCCGAGGCAGCGCATCCCCAGGGACCTGGCCATGTGCGTGACTCCCAGCGGACAGTTCTACTGCTCCATGTGTAACTGCGGCGCCGAGCAGGAGACGGACTTCCGGCAGCATCTGGAGAGCAAGCAGCACAAAGCCAAAGTGTCGGAGCTGAGATACCGCCATGAGATGGAGAACCTCGGCTACAGCTAG